In Bacillus sp. NP247, one DNA window encodes the following:
- a CDS encoding exonuclease yields MKNATHFIVFDIERNFRPYKSEDPSEIVDIGAIKIDVSTMKVIGEFSELVKPSAPLTRHTTKLTGITKKDLIGVEKFPRIIEEFIQFIGEDSIFISWGKEDYHFLSHDCTLHGLECPCMEKDSRFDLQKFVFQAYEELFEHTPSLQFAVEQIGLTWQGKQHRALADAENTANIFLKVYGERDINKRYKRHGELELVKNGKLTEKAKKKMRKWVFKEMRKNTERPFVWNAFESSDTWESITERYYISESAVELLKKHFPTAVRKAERQLRYLAEMEKVVEES; encoded by the coding sequence TTGAAAAACGCTACACATTTCATTGTGTTTGATATTGAAAGGAATTTTAGGCCATATAAATCAGAAGATCCGTCAGAAATAGTTGATATTGGAGCTATAAAAATAGATGTGAGTACAATGAAGGTTATTGGAGAATTTTCAGAGTTAGTAAAACCAAGTGCCCCATTAACTCGTCATACAACAAAATTAACTGGAATTACAAAGAAAGATTTAATTGGTGTAGAGAAATTCCCTCGAATTATAGAGGAATTTATTCAGTTCATTGGAGAAGATTCTATATTTATTTCATGGGGAAAAGAAGATTATCATTTTCTATCTCATGATTGTACATTACATGGCCTAGAATGCCCATGTATGGAAAAAGACAGTAGATTTGATTTGCAAAAGTTCGTTTTCCAAGCGTATGAAGAATTGTTTGAACATACACCAAGTCTACAGTTCGCAGTAGAACAGATCGGTTTAACATGGCAAGGAAAGCAACACCGAGCTTTAGCAGATGCTGAGAATACAGCAAATATATTTCTTAAAGTATATGGCGAGAGAGATATTAACAAACGATATAAAAGACATGGTGAGCTTGAACTTGTAAAGAACGGGAAATTAACAGAAAAAGCGAAAAAAAAGATGCGGAAATGGGTATTTAAAGAAATGAGAAAAAATACAGAGCGTCCTTTTGTATGGAATGCATTCGAAAGTAGTGACACGTGGGAAAGTATAACGGAAAGATATTATATAAGTGAATCTGCAGTAGAACTTCTGAAAAAACACTTTCCTACGGCGGTGAGAAAAGCGGAGCGGCAGCTTAGGTATTTGGCTGAGATGGAGAAAGTAGTAGAAGAAAGTTAG
- the cspB gene encoding cold shock-like protein CspB, with protein sequence MQNGKVKWFNAEKGFGFIEVEGGEDVFVHFSAIQGDGFKSLEEGQEVTFEVEQGNRGPQATNVNKK encoded by the coding sequence ATGCAAAACGGTAAAGTAAAATGGTTTAACGCAGAAAAAGGTTTCGGTTTCATCGAGGTTGAAGGCGGAGAAGACGTATTCGTTCATTTCTCAGCTATCCAAGGCGACGGCTTCAAATCTTTAGAAGAAGGTCAAGAAGTTACTTTCGAAGTAGAACAAGGTAACCGTGGACCTCAAGCTACAAACGTAAACAAGAAGTAA
- a CDS encoding flavodoxin produces MAKILIAYASMSGNTESIADLIKVSLDAFDHEVVLQEMEGIDAEELLAYDGIILGSYTWGDGELPFEAEDFHDELENIDLTGKKVAVFGSGDTAYELFCEAVTIFEERLVKCGAELVQEGLKIELAPEDKEDVEKCSDFAIAFAEKF; encoded by the coding sequence GTGGCGAAAATTTTAATAGCGTATGCAAGTATGTCAGGGAATACAGAGAGTATTGCTGATTTAATTAAAGTAAGTTTAGATGCCTTTGATCATGAAGTAGTATTGCAAGAGATGGAAGGTATAGATGCTGAAGAATTATTAGCTTATGATGGAATCATTTTAGGATCTTATACGTGGGGTGATGGTGAATTACCATTTGAAGCGGAAGATTTCCATGATGAGTTAGAAAATATAGATTTAACGGGTAAAAAAGTGGCTGTTTTTGGATCAGGTGATACGGCGTATGAACTGTTTTGTGAAGCGGTAACGATATTTGAAGAACGTCTTGTAAAATGCGGGGCAGAACTCGTACAAGAAGGATTGAAAATTGAATTAGCTCCAGAAGATAAAGAAGACGTTGAAAAATGCAGTGATTTTGCAATTGCTTTTGCCGAGAAGTTCTAG
- a CDS encoding phosphodiester glycosidase family protein, protein MKKIFIRLLKISSLLTALLLTVGAIILFGTSYGHNLRVIAAESILTSQHPQYAKITLLSDNELNDISQSITNPKWKNSEFANTKLSKQELERKKDLPLTVSIETVKKKYNDHFFEGKLMTISNPLNVKLVTQQGSQGKDVGEKIYVMAKRNHALAAVNASGFWDETGHGGGKTGIGIVMENGKVINTPQDINTPTLVSGLTKYGQMVSGEFSANQLLNKNVVSAAGFMPQLIVNGEKMITNDGGWGYGPRSIMAQKKDGSIMFFIIDGRQPHSIGASLRDCQDILYEKGAINAMAMDGGSSATLYAMGDILNIPSTLSHKSRYLPNAWVVTANPKQQVHVTIDGNPASSQKISEMTGSTTVAINK, encoded by the coding sequence ATGAAAAAAATTTTTATTAGACTTTTAAAAATATCATCCCTTTTGACAGCACTATTATTAACAGTGGGTGCCATTATTCTATTTGGCACTTCATACGGCCATAATTTACGTGTCATCGCAGCGGAAAGTATTTTAACGTCTCAACATCCGCAATACGCAAAAATTACATTACTGTCTGATAACGAGTTAAATGATATTTCTCAATCCATTACAAATCCAAAGTGGAAAAATAGCGAGTTTGCCAATACAAAGCTTTCAAAACAAGAATTAGAGCGAAAGAAAGATTTACCACTAACTGTTTCGATTGAAACAGTTAAGAAAAAATATAACGACCATTTTTTCGAAGGTAAATTAATGACTATTAGTAATCCATTAAATGTAAAACTCGTTACACAACAAGGTTCACAAGGAAAAGACGTTGGGGAAAAAATATATGTCATGGCAAAACGAAACCATGCACTTGCTGCTGTAAATGCTAGTGGGTTCTGGGATGAAACGGGGCATGGTGGTGGTAAAACAGGCATCGGTATTGTTATGGAAAACGGGAAGGTCATAAACACACCGCAAGACATTAATACCCCTACTCTCGTCAGTGGACTTACAAAATACGGACAAATGGTTTCAGGAGAGTTTTCTGCTAATCAACTGTTAAATAAGAATGTCGTTTCCGCTGCTGGCTTTATGCCTCAACTAATTGTAAATGGCGAAAAAATGATTACAAATGATGGCGGATGGGGCTATGGTCCCCGAAGTATTATGGCTCAGAAAAAAGATGGATCAATTATGTTTTTCATCATTGATGGAAGACAGCCTCATAGTATCGGAGCTTCTTTAAGAGACTGCCAAGATATTCTTTATGAAAAAGGGGCCATAAATGCAATGGCAATGGACGGGGGCTCGTCAGCGACATTGTACGCAATGGGAGACATTTTAAACATCCCTTCAACCTTATCTCATAAATCACGCTATTTACCAAACGCCTGGGTTGTTACCGCAAACCCTAAGCAACAAGTTCATGTAACAATAGACGGCAACCCCGCAAGCTCTCAAAAGATTTCCGAAATGACAGGATCTACTACTGTAGCTATCAATAAATAA
- a CDS encoding acetate uptake transporter — MSNQTTTHHVKMTTADPSGIGLFGLAMVTLVASSQKLGLTDGVSLVLPWAIFLGGFAQIFACIHDAKHNNTFGTTAFGAYGLFWLGVGMTWLIQLGVFGEKLAQTADSKQLGVAFIGYLIFTTFMTIGAMETHKVLFMIFVLIDFLFIGLSLSTLGVMPHAMHNLAAYSELCISLLSFYGSAAAVLNTHFGKVVLPVGKPFGIFKK, encoded by the coding sequence ATGAGCAATCAAACTACTACACATCATGTGAAAATGACAACAGCAGATCCATCTGGAATCGGTCTATTTGGATTAGCGATGGTAACACTTGTAGCATCATCTCAAAAGTTAGGCTTAACAGATGGCGTTTCACTTGTATTACCATGGGCAATCTTTTTAGGAGGATTTGCACAAATCTTTGCATGCATTCACGATGCAAAGCATAACAATACGTTCGGTACAACAGCATTTGGTGCGTACGGCCTATTTTGGTTAGGTGTTGGAATGACTTGGTTAATTCAACTTGGAGTATTTGGCGAAAAATTAGCCCAAACTGCAGATTCAAAACAGCTTGGTGTAGCCTTTATCGGATACTTGATTTTCACGACCTTTATGACAATTGGTGCAATGGAAACACATAAAGTATTATTTATGATTTTCGTCCTTATTGATTTCTTATTTATCGGTCTTTCATTAAGTACTTTAGGTGTTATGCCGCACGCAATGCATAATTTAGCAGCGTATTCTGAACTATGTATTTCATTGTTATCTTTCTATGGTTCAGCAGCAGCCGTGTTAAATACACACTTCGGAAAAGTTGTATTACCAGTTGGAAAACCATTTGGTATTTTTAAAAAGTAA
- a CDS encoding NUDIX domain-containing protein: MRRNRGAAIIIQDGKIALIKRVREGEVYFVFPGGGIEEGETPEEATKREVYEELGVHIQMGHLIATVEYNGTEYYYDAHIIDGIFGSGKGEEFKRKDRGSYIPLWMPVNELENVNIKPYEVVGSIFDYYIR; the protein is encoded by the coding sequence ATGAGAAGAAATCGCGGTGCAGCCATAATTATACAGGATGGTAAAATCGCTCTTATAAAACGTGTTCGAGAAGGTGAGGTATATTTTGTTTTTCCGGGCGGGGGAATTGAAGAAGGAGAAACACCTGAAGAAGCAACGAAGCGAGAGGTTTACGAAGAATTAGGGGTACATATACAGATGGGGCACCTTATTGCAACGGTGGAGTATAACGGTACCGAGTATTATTATGATGCCCATATTATAGATGGAATTTTTGGAAGTGGTAAAGGTGAGGAATTCAAACGGAAAGATAGAGGCAGCTATATTCCTTTATGGATGCCGGTAAATGAATTGGAAAATGTAAATATAAAACCTTATGAAGTGGTTGGAAGTATCTTCGATTATTATATAAGATAA
- a CDS encoding ASCH domain-containing protein, protein MRHQMGLYNGPFQSICSGKKVYEVRLYDKKRQQIKQGDEIVFTNLVTAEIIVVKVTEVRGYESFKEMYEQIDGKLFDCENVSLEEKLESTYKIYTKEQEQEWGTVAIGIKVII, encoded by the coding sequence ATGAGACACCAAATGGGGCTATATAACGGACCTTTTCAATCAATTTGTTCGGGTAAAAAAGTATATGAAGTTAGATTGTATGATAAAAAGCGTCAACAAATAAAACAAGGTGATGAAATTGTATTTACTAACCTTGTGACGGCAGAAATAATTGTTGTAAAGGTAACAGAGGTAAGGGGATACGAGAGCTTTAAAGAAATGTATGAACAAATTGATGGGAAATTATTTGATTGTGAAAATGTTAGTTTAGAGGAAAAGTTAGAAAGTACATACAAAATATATACGAAAGAACAAGAGCAAGAGTGGGGAACAGTTGCAATTGGCATTAAGGTAATAATATGA
- a CDS encoding CatB-related O-acetyltransferase — MLYLNQKPEYAQYDIGDYTYSKVGPTIFSWNDETKLKIGKFCSLAEEIVFILGGEHRADWITTYPFNALFDEGAHITGHPSSKGDIVVGNDVWIGYQSCILSGVTIGNGAIIGAKSVVTKDVPPYAIVAGNPAKLVRYRFPQETIEKLEKLAWWDWDISVIKGAIPFLLSNKTNEFFTSPEKEST, encoded by the coding sequence ATGTTATATTTAAATCAAAAACCTGAATACGCCCAATATGATATTGGTGATTATACCTATAGCAAAGTAGGTCCTACTATTTTTTCGTGGAATGATGAAACAAAATTAAAAATAGGCAAGTTTTGTTCATTAGCAGAAGAAATCGTTTTCATACTTGGCGGTGAACATCGCGCTGATTGGATAACGACTTACCCATTTAATGCTCTTTTCGATGAAGGAGCACATATTACTGGTCACCCTTCGTCAAAAGGTGATATCGTAGTCGGTAACGATGTATGGATTGGTTATCAATCCTGTATTTTATCTGGAGTTACAATTGGTAACGGGGCCATTATTGGTGCGAAGAGTGTTGTTACAAAAGACGTACCTCCATATGCAATTGTGGCTGGGAACCCTGCCAAACTAGTTCGATATCGTTTCCCACAAGAAACCATTGAAAAACTAGAAAAACTTGCATGGTGGGACTGGGATATTTCTGTCATAAAAGGAGCTATTCCATTTCTACTCTCCAACAAAACCAACGAATTTTTCACCTCACCCGAAAAAGAATCTACATGA